One genomic region from Euzebya tangerina encodes:
- a CDS encoding DinB family protein — protein sequence MFPAGAKAHLHDHLRWVREVLVWKLDGLSEYDVRRPLTRTGTNLLGLVKHTAVWDSRYFGEVFDRPFPGPMPRWDDEMAAGTDMWATEHESREEIVDLYRRVWSHADATIEALPLGTSGFVPWWQAEVSLFNVMLHCLAETNRHAGHADILRERLDGAVGVEPGTPRGFGRDAAFWRARRQEVDRSARAADRRASD from the coding sequence GTGTTCCCGGCTGGGGCGAAGGCCCACCTCCATGATCATCTGCGTTGGGTGCGCGAGGTGTTGGTCTGGAAGCTCGACGGGCTGTCTGAGTACGACGTCCGACGGCCCCTGACACGCACGGGCACCAATTTGCTGGGACTGGTCAAGCACACAGCCGTCTGGGACTCGCGCTACTTCGGCGAAGTATTCGACCGACCCTTTCCGGGGCCCATGCCCCGCTGGGACGACGAGATGGCAGCGGGCACCGACATGTGGGCAACAGAGCACGAGTCGCGCGAGGAGATCGTCGATCTGTACCGCAGGGTCTGGAGCCATGCGGACGCGACGATCGAGGCCCTGCCCCTCGGGACCTCCGGCTTCGTACCGTGGTGGCAGGCGGAAGTGTCGCTCTTCAACGTGATGCTCCACTGCTTGGCGGAGACGAATCGTCACGCCGGGCACGCAGACATCCTGCGGGAACGTCTGGATGGGGCCGTCGGCGTTGAGCCAGGCACGCCGCGGGGGTTCGGGCGGGACGCGGCGTTCTGGCGGGCACGGCGGCAAGAAGTCGACCGGTCGGCACGAGCTGCAGATCGCCGAGCATCCGACTGA
- a CDS encoding HNH endonuclease signature motif containing protein has product MKRSLDGVQDLGGGGVARTSSGSSPAGEVRAAEVADELVQLASDLFGGEKRFLDLVAEFDALGGWADGRTRSCAHWLNWRLGIAMPAARERVRVARRLHELPLLARVFGEGRVSYSKVRAVTRVATAQTEETLVSFALAATAAQLERICRVWRTVQSQSPASAADAARQRRDVRLTTDDTGDLVLTARLPVAGGAVLAQAIAAAAERLFRDQGPAEDVGQRRADALVAVCESFLASGPTDSSSADHWQLTVDVDVDVLQAARDGQATDHVHTSHQPTSDPSLTDSSPTGPRRIGPRPIGRGSVGPRSKGPRSKGPRSKSPPSGPEIGATVERFPSARVRTSGATDQARLPGPVLRQIACDVTLQYRVLGAGQPVGIGRRHRQIPGWLRRLLYRRDDGCQFPGCPNQLWTDAHHIIHWADDGPTDLDNLIRLCRGHHSTVHAQNLGIGQSRTDRTWTFTTPDGTTICPVPPLQRAGNHLPPASGQVAPASGDPARMALIIDALVDVQQSAAPLGGHRDVSAETSETSDGSGLTSWSPPPARRLPDGCRPLATPPPCEQG; this is encoded by the coding sequence ATGAAGCGTTCACTCGACGGTGTGCAGGATCTTGGCGGCGGAGGGGTAGCGAGGACGTCCTCCGGATCATCGCCAGCGGGCGAGGTGCGGGCGGCGGAGGTGGCCGATGAGTTGGTGCAGCTGGCGTCGGACCTCTTCGGCGGCGAGAAGCGGTTCCTGGACCTGGTGGCGGAGTTCGATGCGCTCGGTGGGTGGGCGGATGGCCGGACGCGCTCGTGTGCCCACTGGCTGAACTGGCGGCTGGGTATTGCGATGCCGGCAGCGCGAGAGCGGGTTCGCGTCGCACGGCGACTGCACGAGCTGCCGCTGCTCGCTCGGGTGTTCGGAGAGGGTCGGGTGTCCTACTCCAAGGTGAGGGCGGTCACCCGAGTCGCCACTGCCCAGACCGAGGAGACGTTGGTCAGCTTCGCACTCGCCGCCACGGCGGCCCAGTTGGAACGGATCTGTCGAGTGTGGCGGACCGTCCAGTCTCAGTCCCCGGCCTCGGCGGCTGACGCCGCTCGCCAGCGCCGCGATGTGCGACTCACGACCGACGACACGGGAGATCTGGTCTTGACGGCGCGGCTGCCCGTCGCGGGTGGGGCCGTCCTCGCTCAGGCGATCGCGGCCGCCGCAGAGCGACTGTTCCGCGACCAGGGTCCGGCCGAGGATGTCGGTCAGCGACGTGCGGATGCCCTGGTGGCCGTCTGCGAGTCGTTCCTGGCCTCGGGGCCGACTGACTCCTCGTCAGCGGATCACTGGCAGCTGACGGTTGATGTTGACGTCGACGTGCTCCAAGCCGCCCGTGACGGCCAGGCCACTGACCACGTCCACACAAGCCACCAGCCCACGTCAGATCCGAGCCTGACGGATTCCAGCCCCACCGGTCCACGCCGTATCGGTCCACGCCCTATTGGTAGAGGCTCTGTTGGTCCACGCTCGAAAGGTCCACGCTCGAAAGGTCCACGCTCGAAAAGTCCACCGTCGGGTCCGGAGATCGGTGCCACAGTCGAGCGGTTTCCCAGTGCTCGGGTCCGAACGTCCGGGGCGACTGATCAGGCACGTCTGCCCGGACCGGTGCTCCGACAGATCGCCTGCGACGTAACCCTGCAGTACCGGGTTCTCGGAGCCGGGCAGCCGGTCGGCATTGGTCGTCGCCACCGACAGATCCCCGGCTGGCTCCGTCGACTGCTGTACCGCCGCGACGACGGCTGCCAGTTCCCCGGCTGCCCCAACCAGCTGTGGACCGACGCACACCACATCATCCACTGGGCCGACGACGGTCCCACCGACCTCGACAACCTCATCCGGCTGTGCCGCGGCCACCACAGCACCGTGCACGCCCAGAACCTGGGCATCGGGCAGTCCCGGACCGACCGCACCTGGACGTTCACGACGCCAGACGGAACCACCATTTGTCCGGTGCCCCCACTGCAACGGGCTGGCAACCACCTTCCCCCAGCCAGCGGTCAGGTCGCTCCCGCCAGCGGCGACCCCGCCCGCATGGCCCTCATCATCGATGCGCTGGTCGACGTCCAGCAGAGCGCAGCACCACTCGGCGGCCACCGAGACGTTTCCGCGGAAACGTCCGAGACGAGCGACGGGTCAGGCCTCACATCATGGTCGCCGCCACCAGCGCGGCGACTTCCTGACGGGTGTCGTCCGCTCGCCACGCCACCGCCATGCGAGCAGGGCTGA
- a CDS encoding LysR family transcriptional regulator — protein MSDVHLRALRALVAVADAGSITAAAEEVLYVSQPAVSRTLRRLEREVGVPLLEQQGRGVALTDAAHTLVAGAREILEVYDRAVADARAISATVSGTLRVGLQTPVGRGLLPAMTRRLRESHPDLRIDLVQVPWEDDSAGLRDGSVDVTFAWLPLPEEGLDHEVVVTEERWVALPTGHPAADQDRVVFADIAAELFVALPPSAGRLRAFWLADDVRTQPARIGTEAASAAAAFEAVANGLGIALVAEGQAELSPRPDVVFKPVDGLSPARMAVAWRADDTRQEVAALVAATMM, from the coding sequence ATGAGCGACGTCCACCTCCGCGCGCTGCGCGCCTTGGTGGCGGTGGCCGATGCCGGGTCGATCACCGCTGCGGCGGAGGAGGTCCTGTACGTCTCACAGCCCGCGGTGTCCCGGACGCTGCGACGGCTGGAACGGGAGGTGGGTGTGCCGCTGCTGGAGCAGCAGGGGAGGGGAGTGGCCCTCACCGACGCGGCCCACACACTGGTCGCCGGAGCCCGAGAGATCCTCGAGGTGTACGACCGCGCTGTGGCGGACGCCCGAGCGATCTCGGCCACCGTCTCGGGAACACTGCGCGTCGGCCTGCAGACACCGGTGGGCCGCGGGTTGCTGCCGGCCATGACCCGACGGCTGCGCGAGTCCCATCCCGACCTGCGGATCGACTTGGTCCAGGTGCCGTGGGAGGATGACTCCGCCGGTCTGCGAGACGGTAGCGTCGACGTCACCTTCGCCTGGTTGCCACTGCCCGAGGAGGGTCTTGACCACGAGGTGGTCGTGACCGAGGAGCGGTGGGTGGCCCTGCCGACCGGTCACCCGGCGGCGGATCAAGACCGGGTGGTGTTCGCAGACATCGCGGCGGAGCTGTTCGTGGCCCTGCCACCCTCGGCCGGACGACTGCGCGCCTTCTGGCTGGCAGACGACGTCAGGACCCAACCGGCCCGGATCGGGACCGAGGCAGCATCGGCGGCTGCGGCATTCGAGGCGGTCGCCAACGGGCTCGGAATCGCTCTGGTGGCAGAGGGGCAGGCGGAGCTCTCGCCGCGCCCGGACGTCGTGTTCAAGCCGGTTGACGGTCTCAGCCCTGCTCGCATGGCGGTGGCGTGGCGAGCGGACGACACCCGTCAGGAAGTCGCCGCGCTGGTGGCGGCGACCATGATGTGA
- a CDS encoding aldo/keto reductase: MTTEQTSNQPTRRLGRNGPTVAPIGFGAMVLIDGMYGPVDADAAVQQVQLAADLGAMIDTADAYADNEDVIGRALADRSDSFVATKFGYTTPDDPNATRLEHNWAHELFANGRPDRVREAAETSLRRLGRDVLDLWYLHIPDPAVPISETVGAMADLVDAGLVRHLGVSNVTPDQLVEAAAAGPVAVLQTEWSLWARDAEADLIPTARQLGIGIVPWSPLGAGFLAGDVSAETAGADFRANNPRFSDESLTANRDRFAPLRAIADREGLHPAQLALAWLVAQGEDVVPIPGTRSPDHLRSNLQAGKVQLSPDTVAEINQAAAPGTALGATLLG; encoded by the coding sequence ATGACCACCGAACAAACCAGCAACCAGCCCACCCGCCGCCTGGGACGCAACGGCCCCACCGTCGCCCCGATCGGCTTCGGCGCCATGGTCCTGATCGACGGCATGTATGGGCCGGTCGATGCCGACGCCGCGGTCCAGCAGGTCCAGCTGGCCGCCGACCTCGGAGCCATGATCGACACCGCAGACGCGTACGCCGACAACGAGGACGTCATCGGCCGCGCTCTGGCCGACCGGTCCGATTCCTTCGTCGCCACCAAGTTCGGCTACACCACCCCAGACGACCCGAACGCCACGCGTCTGGAGCACAACTGGGCTCATGAGCTGTTCGCCAACGGTCGGCCTGACCGTGTCCGCGAGGCCGCAGAGACCTCACTTCGCCGGCTGGGGCGCGATGTCCTCGACCTCTGGTACCTCCACATCCCCGATCCGGCCGTCCCGATCAGCGAAACCGTCGGCGCGATGGCCGACCTGGTGGATGCCGGTCTCGTCCGCCACCTCGGCGTCTCCAACGTCACCCCGGACCAGTTGGTCGAGGCGGCCGCCGCGGGCCCCGTCGCTGTCCTGCAGACCGAGTGGTCCTTGTGGGCCCGCGACGCCGAGGCCGACCTGATCCCCACCGCCCGCCAGCTGGGCATCGGGATCGTCCCGTGGTCACCGCTGGGAGCCGGCTTCCTGGCCGGAGACGTCTCCGCAGAGACAGCAGGCGCGGACTTCCGGGCCAACAACCCGCGATTCTCCGATGAGAGTCTGACTGCCAACCGCGACCGCTTCGCTCCACTCCGGGCCATCGCAGATCGCGAGGGGCTGCACCCGGCTCAGCTCGCCCTGGCCTGGCTGGTCGCGCAGGGTGAGGACGTGGTGCCTATTCCTGGGACCCGGAGCCCTGACCACCTGCGATCCAACCTGCAGGCTGGCAAGGTCCAACTGTCACCGGACACGGTCGCCGAGATCAACCAGGCCGCCGCTCCCGGGACGGCCCTCGGGGCCACGCTCCTCGGCTAG
- a CDS encoding DODA-type extradiol aromatic ring-opening family dioxygenase produces the protein MPAVFLSHGAPPLVDDVTWTTELRRLAEDLPRPRQILVVSAHWEAAPLMLGATRTVPLTYDFGGFPQRFYEVTYPAPGAPDLARDVEAMMADTTTVHRTDRGLDHGAYVPLTVMYPDADIPVLQMSLPTLEPDGLLDIGRRLAPLRENGTLIVGSGFMTHGLPHLSRQHWADPAAPAPGWSTEFDLWAEERLEDGDIDGLAAFRDRAPGMPYAHPTIEHFSPMFVSLGTAAAPDTAPEQPIDGYWMGLAKRSFVVT, from the coding sequence ATGCCTGCGGTGTTCCTCAGCCACGGCGCTCCTCCCCTGGTCGACGACGTCACCTGGACGACCGAGTTGCGGCGCCTGGCTGAGGATCTGCCACGTCCGCGGCAGATCCTGGTCGTCTCCGCCCACTGGGAGGCGGCGCCACTGATGCTGGGTGCCACGCGGACGGTCCCACTCACCTACGACTTCGGTGGGTTCCCCCAACGCTTCTACGAGGTGACCTATCCGGCACCCGGTGCCCCGGATCTTGCCAGGGACGTCGAGGCAATGATGGCCGACACGACCACCGTGCACCGGACGGACCGGGGACTGGACCACGGCGCCTACGTCCCGCTGACGGTCATGTACCCGGATGCCGACATCCCCGTGCTGCAGATGTCACTGCCCACCCTGGAGCCTGACGGACTGCTGGACATCGGCCGCCGACTGGCACCGCTCCGCGAGAACGGGACCCTGATCGTCGGCTCCGGGTTCATGACCCACGGGCTGCCCCACCTGTCGCGCCAGCACTGGGCCGATCCGGCAGCCCCGGCGCCTGGCTGGTCCACGGAGTTCGACCTGTGGGCCGAGGAACGGCTGGAAGACGGGGACATCGACGGCTTGGCTGCCTTCCGGGACCGTGCCCCCGGCATGCCCTACGCCCACCCGACGATCGAGCACTTCTCACCGATGTTCGTCAGCCTTGGCACGGCCGCCGCTCCGGACACCGCCCCCGAGCAGCCGATCGACGGCTACTGGATGGGCCTGGCCAAGCGGTCGTTCGTCGTCACCTGA
- a CDS encoding M20/M25/M40 family metallo-hydrolase — protein MSARVGSGTDVMALGGRIASTAAGLMRCRPLGGQEEAALDLVCEWLASHDVVVSRQQVPAASLEAHPYYSAEIDRSEVPVVIAEVRGAREGPTLLLNAHVDVVPADAGHWFTDPFAPVLLEDRLVGRGAADTLGGLAAAMHVMADLAAAPDFAGRVLLTPVVGEEDGGGGTLAGLVAGEVTADAAVVIEPTGLDIAPASAGALCFAIHVPGRTAHGSVRHLGVSAIEKAFVVHQALRELEAQRARALRHPLQPDVASGVPFPICIGRIEGGDYRCDEAAWARLEGRFGTPPDEPLADARAALERAVAEAAAADPWLVDHPPDVEWIGAQWVGGDTAPDHAIVAAARAARPDAAVVGVPYGCDLGLLDQVGGIPGVVCGPGSAAQAHGPDEFVLLDDLGRAAQALRRIIEVFPAQVTTNDRLARPIQ, from the coding sequence GTGAGTGCTCGTGTCGGTAGCGGCACCGACGTCATGGCCCTCGGCGGGCGTATCGCCAGCACCGCGGCAGGCCTGATGCGCTGCCGACCACTCGGCGGGCAGGAGGAGGCGGCGCTGGACCTGGTCTGCGAGTGGCTGGCCTCCCACGACGTGGTCGTCAGCCGCCAGCAGGTCCCGGCAGCCTCCCTGGAGGCGCATCCGTACTACTCCGCGGAGATCGACCGGTCGGAGGTCCCCGTCGTCATCGCCGAGGTCCGCGGTGCCAGGGAGGGCCCGACGCTGCTGCTGAACGCCCATGTCGACGTGGTCCCCGCCGACGCCGGCCACTGGTTCACTGATCCGTTCGCCCCGGTACTGCTGGAGGACCGTCTCGTCGGACGTGGGGCCGCTGACACACTCGGCGGGCTGGCGGCTGCGATGCACGTCATGGCTGACCTGGCTGCGGCCCCGGACTTCGCGGGCCGGGTCCTGCTGACACCGGTGGTGGGGGAGGAGGACGGCGGCGGGGGCACGCTGGCCGGGCTCGTCGCCGGCGAGGTCACGGCCGACGCGGCCGTGGTGATCGAGCCGACGGGGCTGGACATCGCCCCGGCCAGCGCAGGAGCGCTCTGCTTCGCCATCCACGTGCCCGGCCGCACCGCGCACGGGAGCGTGCGCCATCTCGGGGTCTCCGCCATCGAGAAGGCCTTCGTGGTCCACCAGGCCCTCCGGGAATTGGAGGCTCAGCGGGCTCGTGCCCTCAGGCATCCATTGCAGCCTGATGTGGCGTCCGGCGTGCCCTTCCCCATCTGCATCGGCCGCATCGAGGGGGGCGACTATCGCTGCGACGAGGCGGCGTGGGCGCGGCTGGAGGGACGCTTCGGCACCCCGCCTGACGAGCCGCTGGCCGACGCTCGGGCGGCGCTGGAGCGCGCGGTGGCGGAGGCCGCAGCGGCGGATCCGTGGCTGGTGGACCACCCGCCCGATGTGGAGTGGATCGGTGCGCAGTGGGTCGGCGGGGACACCGCGCCGGACCACGCGATCGTGGCCGCGGCGAGGGCCGCCCGACCGGACGCGGCTGTCGTGGGCGTGCCGTACGGCTGCGACCTGGGCCTGTTGGACCAGGTCGGCGGCATCCCCGGTGTGGTCTGCGGCCCCGGCTCAGCCGCACAGGCGCATGGCCCCGACGAGTTCGTGCTGCTGGACGACCTGGGCCGTGCGGCCCAGGCCCTGCGACGGATCATCGAGGTGTTCCCGGCTCAGGTGACGACGAACGACCGCTTGGCCAGGCCCATCCAGTAG
- a CDS encoding aminotransferase class I/II-fold pyridoxal phosphate-dependent enzyme has product MSHDDGPTPGASTRSVHATEEVDQATGSVTAPIIANSAFAYPDVPTWRAAAVGERPGHIYARNSNPTTDRLERKVAALEGADAATSFGTGMAAISTTLLALLRPGQRVIATADCYGGTYLLFDQILPSWGVECRIVPTTDRAVELAVEDGCELLYLETPTNPTLKVLDLRRLAAAARAQDALTVVDNTFATPVNTRPLELGADVVLHSASKFLGGHGDVLGGLACGSTALVQRIYGLREIIGTGMDPQVAALFLRSLKTLALRVRQQNTTALEIAQHLSTHPAVEEVRYPGLPAHPGHAVAAAQMDGFGGVLSFSVVGGMAAVETVCANLRYAYLAANLGQVETIAGPPATTSHVELTEAERATAGIPEGLIRYSVGVEDADDLIADLDAALALV; this is encoded by the coding sequence GTGTCCCACGACGACGGCCCCACCCCCGGCGCCTCGACCCGATCAGTCCACGCGACCGAGGAGGTCGACCAGGCGACGGGCAGCGTCACCGCACCGATCATCGCCAACAGCGCCTTCGCCTATCCCGACGTGCCGACCTGGCGGGCCGCTGCGGTGGGAGAGCGCCCCGGCCACATCTACGCCCGCAACTCCAACCCGACCACTGACCGCCTCGAGCGGAAGGTGGCTGCGTTGGAAGGTGCCGACGCCGCAACCAGCTTCGGCACCGGCATGGCCGCGATCAGCACGACGCTGCTGGCGCTGCTGCGACCGGGCCAGCGGGTGATCGCCACGGCCGACTGCTACGGCGGAACCTACCTGCTGTTCGACCAGATCCTGCCGTCGTGGGGTGTGGAGTGTCGGATCGTGCCGACGACCGATCGAGCGGTGGAGCTGGCCGTCGAGGACGGCTGCGAGCTGCTCTACCTGGAGACCCCGACCAACCCGACCCTGAAGGTCTTGGACCTGCGTCGCTTGGCGGCCGCTGCCCGTGCCCAGGACGCACTCACGGTGGTCGACAACACCTTCGCCACGCCGGTCAACACCAGGCCGCTCGAGCTCGGCGCGGACGTCGTCCTGCACTCGGCGTCGAAGTTCCTGGGTGGGCACGGCGACGTGCTCGGCGGCCTTGCCTGTGGCTCGACGGCGTTGGTCCAGCGGATCTACGGTCTGCGGGAGATCATCGGCACCGGTATGGATCCCCAGGTGGCCGCCCTGTTCCTAAGGTCGCTCAAGACACTGGCGCTGCGGGTGCGGCAGCAGAACACCACCGCGCTGGAGATCGCCCAACACCTGTCCACGCACCCCGCTGTTGAGGAGGTCCGCTATCCCGGACTTCCGGCGCACCCCGGCCATGCGGTGGCCGCGGCCCAGATGGACGGCTTCGGAGGCGTCCTGAGCTTCTCGGTCGTCGGTGGCATGGCCGCGGTCGAGACGGTCTGTGCCAACCTCCGCTACGCCTATCTCGCCGCCAACCTGGGGCAGGTCGAGACCATTGCGGGCCCGCCCGCCACCACCAGCCACGTCGAGCTCACCGAGGCTGAACGGGCAACAGCGGGAATCCCCGAGGGCCTGATCCGCTACTCGGTCGGCGTCGAGGATGCCGACGACCTGATCGCCGACCTCGATGCGGCACTGGCCCTCGTGTGA
- the kdpF gene encoding K(+)-transporting ATPase subunit F, whose product MSAEEIIGLLAGVALLAYLIYALLRAEEI is encoded by the coding sequence GTGAGCGCGGAGGAGATCATCGGGCTGCTCGCCGGCGTGGCCCTGCTCGCGTACCTGATCTATGCGCTGCTGCGCGCGGAGGAAATCTGA
- the kdpA gene encoding potassium-transporting ATPase subunit KdpA, translating into MSPAGWGALLAFASVVIASAVPLGRYLARVYGDGPAPGDRLFGGFERGVYRLVGVNPAAEQRWTGYATSFLAFSVVSFLALYLLLRLQAVLPGNPTGVGAVDPGLAFNTAMSFTSNTNWQNYSGESTLSHLTQMLGLTTQNFVSAAAGIAVLVAFVRGLARQRTDRIGNFWVDLVRTVTRVLLPLSIVVAVVLVTQGVVQNLAGFTEVVTVEGGSQQIAGGPVASQVAIKQLGTNGGGFFGTNSSVPLENSTWVSNAVQSWAIVVIPFALCITFGAMVGRPRQGALVLAVMVLLWGASTAGIMAAEASGNPRLTDLGVDQSISSALAGGNMEGKEMRFGPELSGLWAGSTTGTSNGSVNSLHTSYTALGGGLATLNMLLGEVSPGGVGVGLAGMLVMAILAVFIAGLMVGRTPEFLGKTIGIAEMKIVTLYVLAVPATILVLTAASLAIPDAVAASANTPGPHGLTEILYGIASPANNNGSAFTGLSSNTTWYNTVQGVAFVVGRWLLMIPVLALAGSLAIKQRVPTTSGTFPTDGPTFGVLLIAVLAIVTGLTYFPALSLGPVVEFLQ; encoded by the coding sequence ATGTCGCCGGCTGGATGGGGCGCCCTCCTTGCCTTTGCCTCGGTCGTCATCGCCTCCGCGGTGCCGCTGGGTCGCTACCTCGCACGGGTCTACGGAGACGGCCCGGCACCAGGTGACCGACTGTTCGGCGGGTTCGAGCGTGGTGTCTACCGGCTGGTCGGGGTCAACCCGGCCGCAGAGCAGCGCTGGACCGGCTATGCCACAAGCTTCCTGGCCTTCAGCGTGGTCTCGTTTCTCGCCCTCTACCTGCTGCTGCGCCTCCAGGCGGTTCTGCCCGGCAACCCGACCGGCGTGGGCGCGGTCGACCCTGGGCTTGCCTTCAACACGGCGATGAGCTTTACCTCCAACACCAACTGGCAGAACTACTCCGGTGAGTCGACGCTGTCCCACCTCACCCAGATGCTCGGTCTGACCACCCAGAACTTCGTGTCGGCAGCGGCCGGCATCGCCGTGCTCGTCGCCTTCGTCCGCGGCCTCGCCCGCCAGCGCACCGACCGGATCGGCAACTTCTGGGTGGACCTGGTCCGCACCGTCACCCGTGTCCTCCTGCCGCTGTCGATCGTCGTCGCGGTGGTCCTCGTGACCCAGGGTGTGGTGCAGAACCTGGCGGGCTTCACCGAGGTGGTCACCGTCGAAGGCGGCAGCCAGCAGATCGCCGGCGGGCCCGTCGCGTCCCAGGTGGCGATCAAGCAACTCGGCACGAACGGTGGTGGCTTCTTCGGTACCAACTCCTCGGTCCCGCTCGAGAACTCGACCTGGGTGTCCAATGCCGTCCAGTCCTGGGCGATCGTCGTGATCCCGTTCGCGCTCTGCATCACCTTCGGGGCCATGGTCGGCCGCCCACGTCAAGGCGCCCTTGTCCTCGCGGTGATGGTCCTGCTGTGGGGTGCATCCACGGCGGGGATCATGGCCGCCGAGGCCTCCGGCAACCCGCGACTGACCGACCTCGGGGTCGACCAGTCCATCAGCAGCGCACTGGCTGGCGGCAACATGGAGGGGAAGGAGATGCGGTTCGGGCCGGAGCTGTCCGGCCTGTGGGCCGGCTCGACCACCGGCACGTCGAACGGCTCGGTCAACTCGCTGCACACCTCCTACACCGCGCTGGGTGGTGGCCTGGCCACGCTCAACATGCTGCTCGGGGAGGTCTCCCCCGGCGGCGTCGGCGTCGGACTTGCCGGGATGCTCGTGATGGCGATCCTGGCCGTGTTCATCGCCGGGCTGATGGTCGGCCGGACCCCGGAGTTCCTCGGCAAGACCATCGGGATCGCCGAGATGAAGATCGTCACGCTGTACGTCCTGGCCGTGCCGGCCACCATCCTGGTCCTGACGGCTGCCAGCCTCGCCATCCCCGACGCCGTCGCGGCCTCGGCCAACACGCCCGGCCCGCACGGGCTCACCGAGATCCTGTACGGCATCGCCTCACCGGCCAACAACAACGGCTCGGCGTTCACGGGTCTCAGCTCGAACACGACCTGGTACAACACGGTTCAGGGCGTCGCGTTCGTGGTTGGGCGCTGGCTGCTCATGATCCCGGTGCTCGCGCTGGCCGGGTCGCTGGCCATCAAGCAGCGGGTGCCCACGACGTCCGGCACGTTTCCGACTGACGGCCCGACGTTCGGCGTCCTGCTGATTGCAGTCCTCGCGATCGTCACTGGCCTGACCTACTTCCCCGCCCTCTCACTCGGCCCGGTCGTCGAGTTCCTCCAGTAG